Genomic segment of Ralstonia pickettii:
ACACACGTTCTGCTGATCATCTTTCTGTACTTTGGCGTGCAGTGGCAGAGCAGTACCCCGCGCGGCGAGGAGGCTGAACTGTGGGACGAGGCGGCGGTTCAGCAGGCCGTGCAGCAGGCCGCGCCGGTGCCCGAGGTCAAGCCCGAACCGGTGATCAAGGCGCCGCCGGCCAAGGTGGAAGAGGAAGCGGATATCGCGCTGGAGCAGCAAAAGCGCAAGCGCGAACAGGAGGCTGCTGCCGCCCGTGAGGCCGAACTCGCTCGCCGCGCCGCAGAAGAACGGGCAGAAGCCCAGCGTCAAGCCCGTCTGAAGGAAGAGCAACAGGCGCGTCAGGCGGAACTCCAACGGAAGGCCCTGGCCGAACAGCGGGCCAAGGAAAAGGCCGCTGAGAAGGCTGCCGCGGACGCAGCGCAGGCCCGCAAGAATGCACAGCTTCAAGCCCAGGCCGAAGCGAAGGCGAAGGCGGAAGCCGAGGCGAAGCAGAAGGAATTGAAGGCCAAGGCCGCCGCAGAAGCCAAGGCCAAGGCCGATGCCGAGCGTAAGGCAAGTGAATCGCGCGCCAACGCACAACGCCAGGCGCAGCTGGAACGGCTGCGTGCGATGGCCGGTGCGGGTGCGACGGGCACGGTGGCGGGTTCCGGTGGCGGTGTCGGCAATGCCCAGGGCACGGGCGGTACGGCGTCGGCCGGATACGCCGAGCGTGTGCGGGCCAAGGTCAAGCCGAACATCCTGTTCGATCCGTCGGCCGTCAATGGCAACCCGTCTGCCGTCGTGTCGGTGCAGATGGCGCCGGACGGTTCGATCCTGTCCAAGCGCCTGACGAAATCGAGTGGCAACGGCGCCTATGACGAAGCCGTGATGCGCGCAGTTGAGCGCTCCGACCCGCTGCCGCGCGATACCAACGGCAAAGCGCCGTCGAGCGTCATCCTGACGTTCCGGCCGAAGGAATAACGGGCTAGCGCCACTCAAGGCAGCGCTGGCCGGCGTACTCGGATTCCGGATTTGATAGTAGGGAAGATGAACATGATGCGAACGATGTGGATCCCGATGTTCCGACGTGCAGCGCAGGCGCTTCTGCTGAGCGCAGCGTGCGCGGGCGTGGCCCATGCCCAGCTCAACGTGGAGATCTCGGGTGTCGGCGCCAGCCAATACCCGATTGCAATCGCCAACTTCCAGGGCGAAGCACAGGCTCCGCAAAACCTCTCCGCGATTGTCCGGGCGGACCTGGCGCGCAGCGGTCGTTTCTCGAACGTCGATGTGGCCGGGGCAGTCGTGCCGGAAAGCCCGGCGCCTGACCTGGGTGCCTGGAAAACCAAGGGCGCCGCAGCCTTCGTGGGCGGCACCGTGACGCGCAACGGCGACCGCTACGAGATTCGTTTCCGCCTGTACGACACCGCCAAGGGCGAAAGCCTGGGCGGCCTGTCGCTTACGCGTGGCCCTGGCCAACTGCGCCTGGCCGCGCATGAAATTGCCGATTACATCTACCAGAAGCTGATTGGCGAGCGCGGTGTTTTTGCAACGCGTCTGTCGTACGTGTCCAAGGTTGGCCGTCGCTTCCAACTGCAGATATCTGACTCGGATGGCGCCAACCCGCAGATCGCGTTGACGAGCAATGAGCCGATCATCTCGCCGTCGTGGTCGCCGGATGGCACCAAAGTCGCGTATGTGTCGTTCGAGAGCAAGAAGCCGGTGGTGTACGTGCATGACCTGGTGGCAGGCCGCCGTACGGTGATCTCGAACCAGAAGGGCAACAACTCTGCGCCGGCCTGGTCGCCGGACGGCCGTCATGTGGCGGTGTCGCTCTCGCGCGATGGCAATACGCAAGTCTACCTGGTCAACGCCGATGGCTCGGGCCTGCGCCGCCTGAGCCGCAGCAGCGCGATCGATACCGAACCGTCGTTTTCGCCGGATGGCCGGTACATCTATTTCACCAGCGACCGCGGCGGTGCGCCGCAGATCTATCGCATGTCGGTTGACGGCGAAGAGGCGGGCGCTGCGCAACGCGTGACGTTCAAGGGCAACTACAACACGAGCCCGCGCGTGTCGCCGGACGGCAAGCTGCTGGCGTACATTTCGCGCGTGGGCGGTGCCTTCCGCCTGTACACGCAGGATTTGTCGAATGGCGATGTGAACGCGTTGACGGACACCTCTAACGATGAATCGCCGAGCTTTGCGGCCAACGGCAAGTTCATCCTGTATGCCACGCGCGTTGGCGGCAAATCGGTGTTGGCCGCTGTGTCCACCGATGGCCGCACGCGTCAGGTTCTTTCCCTCCAGGCCGGCGAAGTTCGTGAGCCGGCGTGGGGTCCTTTCATGCAATAACGAAGCTGTTCCACTAGGAGAAATCGGACATGTCGAAGTCCCAAACCATGATCAAACTCGCAGCCATTGCCGCGCTGCTGGCCCTGGGCGCTTGCAGCTCGGGCGTGAAGCTGGACGATACGGCCAAGAACGGTACGGGCGGTGCCGCCGGCACGGGTGCGGATGCCCGCACGGTGACCCCGGTGGACGTGGGCCGCGACGAACTGACCGACCCGAACAGCCCGCTGGCCAAGCGCAGCATCTACTTCGATTTCGACAGCTACTCGGTCAAGCCGGAGTACCAAGGCTTGCTGGGTCAGCACTCGCGCTACCTGCAATCGCACAATCAGCGCAAGGTCCTGATCCAGGGCAACACCGACGAGCGCGGCACCAGCGAATACAACCTCGCACTGGGCCAGAAGCGTGCCGAGGCCGTGCGTCGCGCCCTGTCGTCGATGGGCGTGCCTGACAGCCAGATGGAAGCCGTGAGCCTGGGCAAGGAAAAGCCGCAAGCGACCGGCCACGACGAAGACTCGTGGGCACAGAACCGCCGCGCCGACATCGTCTATTAATCGGTACGGTTTGAAGTGGAACGCGCCGGCTGCGAGGTTGCGGCCGGCGTTCTTACGTTGGCAATCACATGAATACGATGATGAAACAGCGCGCTTATGGGGCCATGCGTCGGGCCGTCCTGCTGGCGACGCTCGTCGCGGGTGGCGCCCTCACCATGGCCGGCCCGGCGGCAGCGGGGGTGTTTGACGACGATGAGGCGCGCCGCGCCATCATCGACATGCGCGACAAGTTCAACAACTTCCAGTCGACGGCTGCCCAGCGCATCGATCAGAACAGCAAGAACCTGATCGACGCGCAAAACCAGATCGAGACACTCAAATCGGAAGTGGCGCGCCTGCGCGGGCAGAACGAAGTCCTGCAGAACAGCGTCGATACGCTGACCAAGCAGCAAAAGGATTACTACGCCGACCTCGATGCGCGCCTGAAGAAGTTCGAGCCGCAGCAAGCCACGGTGGATGGCCGCGAAGGCATGGTCCAGCCGAACGAGAAGCCGGAATACGACGCTGCGCTCAAGGCGTTCCAGGGCGGGGACTTCAAGGGCGCAGGCAATCAGTTCTCGGCGTTCGTGAAGAAGTATCCCCAAAGCCCGTATCTGCCGCTCGCGCAGTTCTGGCTAGGCAACGCGCTCTATGCGCAGCGCGACTACAAGGGCTCGAGCTACGTGCTCGAGAACATGGCGCGCAGCAACCCGCAGCATCCGAAGGCGCCCGATGCGCTGCTGCAGGTGGCGACCAACCAGGGCGAGTCTGGCCAGAAGGCGGCCGCACGCAAGACGCTGGAATCGGTGGTCTCTCAGTATCCCGGCACCGAGCAGGCCAAGACGGCGCAAAGCCGTCTGAAGTCGATGCGCTGATCGGCAGGCCGCTCGGCATGTAAACAAACGCCCGCCCGTGGCTGCACCGGCGGGCGTTTTTTCATGGACCGCTGAATAGCGGGCATATGCCCGGTTGGGCGCGGGCAGGGCGGCGGCACGCTAAAATGCGGGCCTTCCCGATTTGCTTTGCAAGGCTTTACCCATGAAAAAACGCGCCATCGTCCTGCTCTCCGGCGGGCTGGACTCTGCCACCGTGCTCGCCATGGCCAATGCGGACGGTTTTGAGACTTACGCGCTGTCGATGCGCTACGGCCAGCGCCATTCGTCCGAGTTGGAAGCAGCCAAGAAAGTGGCGGCGGCGCTCGGCGCAGTGCGACATGAAATCGTCGATCTGGACTTGCGCAAGTTCGGGGGCTCCGCGTTGACGGACGATGCGCTCGACGTGCCGACTGACGGCGCGCAGACGGGTATCCCGATCACGTATGTGCCGGCGCGCAACACGATCATGCTGTCGCTGGCGCTTGGCTGGGCCGAGGCGGTCGGCGCACGCGACCTATTCTTTGGCGCGAATGCCGTGGACTACTCCGGCTATCCGGATTGCCGCCCCGAATACGTTGCCGCTTACGAAACGCTCGCCAACCTGGCGACAAAGGCCGGTGTGGAAGGCGAGCGCATCCGAGTGAACGCACCCATCATCGACATGACCAAGGCGGAAATCATCCAGGCCGGTGTGCGGCTGGGCGTGGACTACGGCCTGACCGTGTCGTGCTACAAGGCCGACGACGCCGGCCGCGCTTGCGGCGTGTGCGATTCGTGCCGCATCCGCAAGGCCGGCTTTGAAGCCGCGGGCGTGCCCGATCCCACCCGCTACGTCTGAGGCACCATGCCCGATATCGACCTCAACGTGTTGTCCCACACAGTGCTGTGGGGCACGTTTGTGCTGACGTTCGTGTTTGGCGCGATCCTTCAGCGCACGCACTTCTGCACGATGGGCGCGGTGTCCGATGTCGTCAACATCGGCGACTGGAATCGGCTGCGCATGTGGGCGCTGGCCATCGGCGTGGCCATGATCGGCACGGGATGCCTGAGCTGGCTTGGCCTGATCGATACGAGCAAGACGATCTACACGGCGAGCAAGCTGCTGTGGCTGTCGTCGCTGGTGGGCGGGCTGTTGTTCGGCTTCGGCATGGTGCTGGGCTCGGGGTGCGGCAGCAAGACGCTGGTGCGCATCGGCGGCGGCAATCTCAAGTCGGTCGTGGTGTTCGTGTTCCTGGGGCTTGCGGCGTACATGACGCTCAAGGGCGTGTTTGGCGTGGTGCGTGTGGCAACGGTGGACAGCGTAGCCGTTGCGTTGCCGACGTCGCAGGATCTGCCGAGCGTGCTGGGCCACGCGTTCTCCGGTGATGTGCGCATGCTGCGTCTGGTGCTGGCGCTGGGGATCGGCGGGGCGCTGTCGCTGTGGGCGCTGCTGGGGCGCGATTTCCGCACGGGCGACAACCTGCTGGGCGGCATCGGCGTCGGGCTCATCATCGTCGGCATGTGGTACGTATCGGGGCATCTCGGTTACGTGCAGGAAGATCCGAACACGCTGCAGGAAGCGTTTGTGGCGACCAACAGCGGGCGCATGGAAGCGCTGAGCTTCGTGGCTCCGGTGTCGTACACGCTGGAGTGGCTGATGTTCTTCAGTGATACATCGAAGGTACTGACGGTCGGCATTGTGAGCGTGCTTGGCGTGATTGCAGGATCGGCAGCGGTGGCGCTGGCCACGCGCACGTTCCGCTGGGAGGGCTTTGCCAATGCCGAGGACACGGGCAACCACATCATTGGCGGCATCCTGATGGGCATTGGGGGCGTTACGGCGCTGGGTTGCACGATCGGGCAGGGGCTGTCGGGCGTGTCGACGCTGGCGATCGGTTCGTTCATCGCGCTGGCCGGCATCGTGATCGGTGCGGTGCTGGCGTTCCGCTACCAGATGTGGCGAATGGAGCAGCTCGTTTGATCTGGTGAGCGTTGACAGAATCGCAGATATCTTCCTATAATCGCGGTCTTTGGGGTCTTTAGCTCAGTCGGTAGAGCAGTAGACTTTTAATCTATTGGTCGCGGGTTCGAATCCCGCAGGACCCACCAAATACCATAAGGCTCGGCAGGAAACTGTCGGGCCTTTTGCGTTTCTCGGGGTTATGCCAGGGTTAGGCCACGGCGAATTGGTCTCCGCTCGAATGCTGCTGCGGTCACACTGTGCCTGGTCAGCCGCCTCCCTAAACACCCTTCGGATCGGAGGGGGGGAGGGGGAAAACTTCGCTGTCGACGGACTACTCTTGAGACCTTCCCAAAATTTTTTCAAATTTGGCAGCGTGTAGTTGCTCCAGTGCGCACGATGCTCAATATGCAGCCTCCGCTGCAGGCAGTCGACCGCCGCCTCGATCTCGACGTCCACACCAGACAGCCTTTCCACTTTCTACATCGTCGCCAGCTGACGTCGGAAGCCGTCCCTTGTGGCTGTCCGCAAGCAGGAACCCTATGATGCTGTCATCGAAGCCGGCGCTCGCACAGTGATCGGCCAATCGAAACGCAGCGAAGGCAGCAGTGGTGACCGTGTGGCGGGCAGCCCACGCTGCACGTTATTGAATGCGCTGCCAGGAGAAATGGAGGGCCCGGACTGTGTTGACTTTGCATGAGGCGATAGTCGAAGTGCTCTCGAACTCCGCCGAGGCGATGACGGCACGTGTGATTGCCGCGAAGGTTAACTGCCTTGGCCTGTACTCGCGCCTCGATGGCCTACCGGTGCCCCCAAATCAGATCAGTGCTCGCGTGAACAAGTATCCACACCTTTTTACGCGCAAAAATGGCCTGATTGGTCTGCAACACAGATCGCCGGCGAACTTGGCGCTCGCGCGGCAGCGAAATCAACTTCCCAATACGCTTGCGTCCGCTGGGTTCATCTGCGAGGAGGGCGACTCACGGGCGTTGGCGCCGATCGCTGGCCTGCCCTTTCATGACGTGGGTATCGTAGGCGACCTTCTTGCAACCGGATTGCCTCGGTATGACTGGCTGGATCGGTGCGGGGTCTATGCGCTGATTCTTCCGCCGGAGTGCGAGGTTTCCTTCTTGGACTCGACCCATTCACGCAAAGCTGGCAATGTCCTCTCGCCGTGGGAGGAAGACCGGTTAAGCAGAAAGTGGGTTAATGGCACGCGAGTTATATAC
This window contains:
- the tolA gene encoding cell envelope integrity protein TolA, whose product is MATTSLHRYEPVRERGTLRAFGLAVLTHVLLIIFLYFGVQWQSSTPRGEEAELWDEAAVQQAVQQAAPVPEVKPEPVIKAPPAKVEEEADIALEQQKRKREQEAAAAREAELARRAAEERAEAQRQARLKEEQQARQAELQRKALAEQRAKEKAAEKAAADAAQARKNAQLQAQAEAKAKAEAEAKQKELKAKAAAEAKAKADAERKASESRANAQRQAQLERLRAMAGAGATGTVAGSGGGVGNAQGTGGTASAGYAERVRAKVKPNILFDPSAVNGNPSAVVSVQMAPDGSILSKRLTKSSGNGAYDEAVMRAVERSDPLPRDTNGKAPSSVILTFRPKE
- the tolB gene encoding Tol-Pal system beta propeller repeat protein TolB — its product is MNMMRTMWIPMFRRAAQALLLSAACAGVAHAQLNVEISGVGASQYPIAIANFQGEAQAPQNLSAIVRADLARSGRFSNVDVAGAVVPESPAPDLGAWKTKGAAAFVGGTVTRNGDRYEIRFRLYDTAKGESLGGLSLTRGPGQLRLAAHEIADYIYQKLIGERGVFATRLSYVSKVGRRFQLQISDSDGANPQIALTSNEPIISPSWSPDGTKVAYVSFESKKPVVYVHDLVAGRRTVISNQKGNNSAPAWSPDGRHVAVSLSRDGNTQVYLVNADGSGLRRLSRSSAIDTEPSFSPDGRYIYFTSDRGGAPQIYRMSVDGEEAGAAQRVTFKGNYNTSPRVSPDGKLLAYISRVGGAFRLYTQDLSNGDVNALTDTSNDESPSFAANGKFILYATRVGGKSVLAAVSTDGRTRQVLSLQAGEVREPAWGPFMQ
- the pal gene encoding peptidoglycan-associated lipoprotein Pal, encoding MSKSQTMIKLAAIAALLALGACSSGVKLDDTAKNGTGGAAGTGADARTVTPVDVGRDELTDPNSPLAKRSIYFDFDSYSVKPEYQGLLGQHSRYLQSHNQRKVLIQGNTDERGTSEYNLALGQKRAEAVRRALSSMGVPDSQMEAVSLGKEKPQATGHDEDSWAQNRRADIVY
- the ybgF gene encoding tol-pal system protein YbgF, which translates into the protein MNTMMKQRAYGAMRRAVLLATLVAGGALTMAGPAAAGVFDDDEARRAIIDMRDKFNNFQSTAAQRIDQNSKNLIDAQNQIETLKSEVARLRGQNEVLQNSVDTLTKQQKDYYADLDARLKKFEPQQATVDGREGMVQPNEKPEYDAALKAFQGGDFKGAGNQFSAFVKKYPQSPYLPLAQFWLGNALYAQRDYKGSSYVLENMARSNPQHPKAPDALLQVATNQGESGQKAAARKTLESVVSQYPGTEQAKTAQSRLKSMR
- the queC gene encoding 7-cyano-7-deazaguanine synthase QueC, which gives rise to MKKRAIVLLSGGLDSATVLAMANADGFETYALSMRYGQRHSSELEAAKKVAAALGAVRHEIVDLDLRKFGGSALTDDALDVPTDGAQTGIPITYVPARNTIMLSLALGWAEAVGARDLFFGANAVDYSGYPDCRPEYVAAYETLANLATKAGVEGERIRVNAPIIDMTKAEIIQAGVRLGVDYGLTVSCYKADDAGRACGVCDSCRIRKAGFEAAGVPDPTRYV
- a CDS encoding YeeE/YedE family protein, producing the protein MPDIDLNVLSHTVLWGTFVLTFVFGAILQRTHFCTMGAVSDVVNIGDWNRLRMWALAIGVAMIGTGCLSWLGLIDTSKTIYTASKLLWLSSLVGGLLFGFGMVLGSGCGSKTLVRIGGGNLKSVVVFVFLGLAAYMTLKGVFGVVRVATVDSVAVALPTSQDLPSVLGHAFSGDVRMLRLVLALGIGGALSLWALLGRDFRTGDNLLGGIGVGLIIVGMWYVSGHLGYVQEDPNTLQEAFVATNSGRMEALSFVAPVSYTLEWLMFFSDTSKVLTVGIVSVLGVIAGSAAVALATRTFRWEGFANAEDTGNHIIGGILMGIGGVTALGCTIGQGLSGVSTLAIGSFIALAGIVIGAVLAFRYQMWRMEQLV